One region of Luteolibacter rhizosphaerae genomic DNA includes:
- a CDS encoding VanZ family protein has protein sequence MKRIRQLLRSPWLWLAAFAIWFATLWVLSSEARHFPAGLDFKFSDKLIHFCYFFGGGLVAAAFFFRLQPATPNWRRILLLAILAAGLTGALDEYHQSFVFGRSGNDLPDFIADLLGSIVGAFTLKAARRLLS, from the coding sequence GTGAAGCGGATCCGGCAGCTCCTGCGCAGCCCTTGGCTCTGGCTCGCCGCCTTTGCCATCTGGTTCGCCACGCTGTGGGTCCTTTCGTCCGAAGCCCGCCACTTCCCGGCCGGCCTCGACTTCAAGTTCAGCGACAAGCTGATCCACTTCTGCTATTTCTTCGGCGGCGGCCTCGTGGCTGCCGCCTTCTTTTTTCGCCTCCAGCCTGCCACGCCGAATTGGCGGCGGATCCTCCTCCTCGCCATCCTCGCCGCCGGGCTCACCGGCGCGCTGGACGAGTATCACCAGAGCTTCGTCTTCGGTCGCAGCGGGAATGATCTGCCGGATTTCATAGCGGACCTGCTCGGCTCGATCGTCGGGGCCTTTACCCTGAAGGCTGCCCGCCGCCTGCTGTCCTGA
- a CDS encoding GNAT family N-acetyltransferase, with product MTTVSDNPGFQIRQAAPGETGVVSGILQEAARWLVESGTPMWKDGELAPDRIAADVEAGLFYLAWAGSKAAGVFKMQPEDPLFWPDLPEGEALYLHRIAVRREFAGQGVMSSMIAFSRDATRQAGRRYLRLDCEAARPRLRAAYERLGFQTHSERQVGPYFVARYQQAIGPANPVGIGTEAG from the coding sequence ATGACAACCGTCTCCGACAACCCCGGCTTCCAGATTCGCCAAGCCGCGCCGGGGGAGACCGGAGTGGTCTCGGGTATCCTGCAGGAAGCCGCACGCTGGCTTGTGGAATCCGGCACGCCGATGTGGAAGGACGGCGAACTGGCCCCCGATCGCATCGCCGCGGATGTGGAGGCCGGACTCTTCTATCTCGCATGGGCCGGATCAAAAGCCGCCGGGGTCTTCAAGATGCAGCCGGAGGATCCACTCTTCTGGCCGGACCTCCCGGAAGGCGAGGCTCTCTACCTGCACCGCATCGCCGTGCGCCGGGAGTTCGCGGGGCAAGGCGTGATGAGCTCGATGATCGCCTTCTCGCGCGATGCCACACGCCAAGCCGGAAGACGCTATCTCCGCCTCGATTGCGAAGCCGCCCGCCCACGGCTCCGTGCCGCCTATGAGCGGCTGGGCTTCCAGACCCACAGCGAGAGGCAGGTGGGGCCTTACTTCGTGGCGCGGTATCAGCAAGCCATCGGACCGGCGAATCCGGTTGGAATCGGAACGGAAGCCGGTTAA
- a CDS encoding BrnT family toxin — MELDLIDVHFDLKSIKPRELEEALEDPFGVRLLPDHQHDGAESRYYALGRTVADRYLFLCFWTDGKRTRVITARAMTEGEQRFYERKYAEFK; from the coding sequence ATGGAACTCGACCTCATCGACGTCCACTTCGACCTGAAGTCCATCAAACCTCGCGAGCTGGAAGAAGCTCTCGAGGATCCCTTCGGTGTGCGCCTGCTTCCGGACCATCAACACGACGGGGCAGAGTCCCGCTACTACGCCCTCGGGCGGACCGTGGCGGACCGCTATCTCTTCCTCTGCTTCTGGACGGATGGCAAGCGCACCCGCGTGATCACCGCGCGCGCGATGACGGAAGGTGAACAGCGATTCTACGAGCGGAAATACGCCGAGTTCAAATGA
- a CDS encoding phosphodiester glycosidase family protein has protein sequence MLRFSGGMKRWWILLIVCGAARAAEVKEELVTHAGTRFRVVRLEPARVGLVWKDGSGETYSTFDRVQSDFARQGKKVRFLMNAGIYEPGGVPSGLHIEGGRMLRPANQAEGKGNFFLKPNGMVAGFANGKARIGTPESWDAWSKSGGPKVVDAAQSGPLLLIAGQRHPAFRDGSDSRLHRNGVGVDGEGRLVFAITAPGERVNFWDFAGLFLKLGCQDALFLDGDISQMTVNPDRPVPSNRFGAMFVVAE, from the coding sequence ATGCTGCGCTTTTCGGGAGGAATGAAGCGCTGGTGGATTCTTCTAATCGTGTGTGGGGCCGCCCGCGCCGCGGAGGTGAAGGAGGAGCTCGTGACGCATGCCGGGACCCGCTTCCGGGTGGTGCGGCTGGAGCCAGCCCGGGTCGGTTTGGTCTGGAAGGACGGCTCCGGGGAGACCTATTCCACCTTCGACCGGGTCCAGTCGGACTTCGCCCGCCAAGGGAAGAAGGTGAGATTTCTCATGAACGCCGGGATTTACGAGCCGGGCGGAGTGCCCAGCGGCCTGCATATCGAGGGTGGGCGGATGCTGCGCCCGGCCAACCAAGCGGAGGGAAAGGGGAACTTCTTCCTGAAGCCAAATGGCATGGTGGCAGGCTTCGCGAACGGCAAGGCCCGGATCGGCACGCCGGAGAGCTGGGATGCGTGGTCGAAATCCGGAGGCCCGAAGGTTGTCGACGCCGCTCAATCCGGGCCCCTGCTTCTGATTGCGGGCCAGCGGCATCCGGCCTTCCGGGATGGCTCTGATAGCCGCCTGCATCGGAATGGCGTGGGCGTGGATGGGGAAGGTCGGCTGGTCTTCGCTATCACCGCGCCGGGGGAGAGGGTGAATTTCTGGGATTTCGCGGGTCTCTTCCTGAAGCTCGGCTGCCAAGACGCGCTGTTCCTGGATGGAGATATCTCGCAGATGACAGTGAACCCGGATCGGCCGGTCCCGAGCAACCGCTTCGGCGCGATGTTCGTGGTGGCGGAGTAG
- a CDS encoding complex I 24 kDa subunit family protein: MSHSILEENVASHETPGSKFFPAFLPTPALEAEAEKRLAQFPDDQKRSAVLPLLHFIQHHHGFISAEAIDWTAERLGIAPIKVLEVVTFYPGFRQSAPGKFHIRVCRTLSCAMGGSHELMEKLCELTGIDRSEADAHHHPVTVSPCGKWSVEFAECLASCGTAPVCLVNDDFHEAVSADKAEELLGKYPD; the protein is encoded by the coding sequence ATGTCCCACTCCATTCTCGAAGAAAACGTCGCCTCGCACGAGACGCCCGGCTCGAAGTTCTTCCCCGCGTTCCTGCCCACTCCCGCCCTTGAGGCGGAGGCGGAGAAGCGCTTGGCCCAGTTCCCGGATGACCAGAAGCGCTCCGCCGTCCTGCCCCTGCTTCATTTCATCCAGCACCACCACGGCTTCATCTCCGCGGAGGCGATCGACTGGACCGCCGAGCGCTTGGGCATCGCGCCGATCAAGGTGCTGGAAGTGGTTACCTTCTACCCCGGCTTCCGCCAGTCCGCTCCGGGCAAGTTCCACATCCGGGTCTGCCGCACCCTTTCCTGTGCGATGGGCGGCTCCCACGAACTGATGGAGAAGCTCTGCGAACTGACCGGCATCGACCGCAGTGAAGCGGATGCCCACCATCACCCGGTGACCGTCTCGCCCTGCGGCAAGTGGTCGGTGGAATTCGCCGAATGCCTCGCCTCCTGCGGCACGGCCCCCGTGTGCCTGGTGAACGATGACTTCCACGAAGCGGTCTCTGCCGACAAGGCGGAGGAGCTCCTCGGCAAGTATCCGGACTGA
- a CDS encoding sterol desaturase family protein codes for MNWPGMLLGTGASFLFLCLIFRPLEMAFPARKGQRFFRPEWCVDLCFFLGQYLLWGGLVVGLLTLGADYLDGLVPQSFRAMVAGQPWWLQVIEVILLSDFFVYWGHRLQHRVPFLWRFHSIHHSAEHLDWLAAHREHPLDTVYTMGLINLPAFLLGFPLETLTGLIAFRGIWAIYIHSNVRLPIGPLRWFIGAPELHHWHHDRARDAGNYANISPLMDILFGTYRCPDHEPEAFGIREQISRNYLGQMLHPFRQRGWASAVAADSTGVHSDPGSDPVHSDSPRVSRG; via the coding sequence ATGAACTGGCCCGGCATGCTGCTGGGCACGGGGGCGAGCTTCCTCTTCCTCTGCCTGATCTTCCGTCCGCTGGAGATGGCCTTTCCGGCGAGGAAGGGGCAACGCTTTTTCCGGCCGGAGTGGTGCGTCGATCTGTGCTTTTTCCTCGGGCAGTATCTGCTCTGGGGTGGTTTGGTGGTGGGCTTGCTGACGCTGGGGGCGGACTATCTGGATGGTCTGGTGCCGCAGTCCTTCCGTGCCATGGTGGCGGGTCAGCCGTGGTGGCTGCAGGTGATCGAGGTGATCCTGCTGAGCGATTTCTTCGTCTACTGGGGCCATCGCTTGCAACATCGCGTGCCCTTCCTGTGGCGCTTCCACTCGATCCATCACAGCGCCGAGCATCTCGACTGGCTCGCGGCGCACCGCGAGCATCCCCTGGATACCGTCTACACAATGGGCCTGATCAATCTGCCCGCCTTCCTTCTCGGCTTCCCGTTGGAGACTCTAACAGGATTGATCGCCTTCCGCGGGATCTGGGCGATCTACATCCACTCGAACGTGCGGCTGCCGATCGGGCCGCTGCGCTGGTTCATCGGAGCGCCGGAGTTGCATCACTGGCATCACGACCGCGCACGGGATGCGGGGAACTATGCGAATATCTCGCCGCTGATGGACATCCTCTTCGGCACCTACCGCTGTCCGGATCACGAGCCGGAGGCCTTCGGCATCAGGGAGCAAATTTCGCGGAACTATCTCGGGCAGATGCTGCATCCTTTTCGGCAGAGGGGCTGGGCTTCCGCGGTCGCGGCGGATTCAACGGGCGTGCATTCGGATCCGGGATCGGATCCGGTCCATAGCGATTCTCCCCGCGTGTCCCGCGGCTGA
- the nuoD gene encoding NADH dehydrogenase (quinone) subunit D, whose translation MSSTSTTEYQAPDVAAKAAEYHEETTDLMGEKMVLNMGPSHPATHGVLRLILELDGEIITKADPDVGFLHRGDEKIAENMHYNQFVPYTDRLDYLAPLANNVAYACAVEKLMGWELPPRGQALRVLCCELARISSHLLGVGVCAMDVGAMTVFLYTFTEREKIYNLCEQLTGARFTTSYTRVGGQLRDMPAGFEQAVRKFLDECSATIEEVSKLLDKNKIYQDRMCDIGVISKEAAIAWGLTGPNLRASGVSRDLRKDRPYLGYEKYDFDVIIAEEGDCYARYQVRMEEIRQSIKICKQVLDTMPEGPVNLAESKSMLPNKEKVLMSMEELIHHFIVATQGIDAPPGEVYFGAENPKGELGFYIHSTGGGVPHRLKIRSPSFCNLSPLSILLPGHMISDIPAVLGSLDFVMGECDR comes from the coding sequence ATGAGCAGCACCTCCACGACCGAATATCAAGCCCCCGACGTCGCGGCGAAGGCCGCTGAGTACCATGAGGAGACGACGGACCTGATGGGCGAAAAGATGGTCCTGAACATGGGACCCTCCCACCCCGCGACCCACGGCGTGCTACGCCTGATCCTGGAGCTGGATGGCGAGATCATCACCAAGGCGGACCCGGACGTGGGCTTCCTGCACCGCGGTGATGAGAAGATCGCGGAGAACATGCACTACAACCAGTTCGTGCCCTACACGGACCGGCTGGACTACCTTGCCCCGCTGGCAAACAACGTGGCCTACGCCTGCGCCGTGGAGAAGCTGATGGGCTGGGAGCTGCCGCCGCGCGGTCAGGCCTTGCGCGTGCTGTGCTGCGAGCTGGCCCGCATCTCCTCCCACCTGCTCGGGGTGGGAGTCTGCGCCATGGATGTGGGCGCGATGACCGTGTTCCTCTACACCTTCACGGAGCGCGAGAAGATCTACAATCTCTGCGAGCAGCTCACCGGCGCCCGCTTCACCACCTCCTACACCCGTGTGGGCGGCCAGCTCCGCGACATGCCCGCCGGCTTCGAGCAAGCGGTCCGCAAGTTCCTGGACGAATGCTCTGCCACGATCGAGGAAGTCTCCAAGCTCCTCGACAAGAACAAGATCTATCAGGATCGCATGTGCGATATCGGGGTGATCTCGAAGGAAGCTGCCATTGCCTGGGGCCTTACCGGGCCGAACCTCCGCGCCTCCGGCGTCTCGCGCGACCTGCGCAAGGATCGCCCTTACCTAGGCTACGAGAAATACGATTTCGATGTGATCATCGCTGAAGAAGGCGATTGTTACGCCCGCTATCAGGTCCGGATGGAAGAGATCCGCCAGTCGATCAAGATCTGCAAGCAGGTCCTCGACACCATGCCGGAAGGCCCCGTGAACCTCGCGGAGAGCAAGAGCATGCTGCCGAATAAGGAGAAGGTGCTGATGTCCATGGAGGAGCTCATCCACCACTTCATCGTCGCCACCCAGGGCATCGATGCTCCTCCGGGCGAAGTCTACTTCGGCGCGGAGAACCCGAAGGGGGAACTCGGCTTCTACATTCATTCCACGGGCGGCGGCGTACCCCATCGCCTGAAGATCCGCAGCCCCTCCTTCTGCAACCTTTCCCCGCTGTCGATCCTACTGCCCGGACATATGATCTCCGACATCCCGGCCGTGCTCGGATCGCTGGATTTCGTTATGGGCGAATGCGACCGCTGA
- a CDS encoding DUF805 domain-containing protein — MSAPDPYQTPSQASHALPAISKESAKEILFSFKGRIPRRVYWLWGLAVGIGLGIIIGILGAILGPSVDPTTGAPSGGGLFFLLAGLLYIPMIWVGLALGVKRWHDRGKSGWWVLIALVPIVGPIWSFVECGCLRGTVGPNQYGNDPT, encoded by the coding sequence ATGAGTGCACCAGACCCATATCAAACGCCCTCCCAGGCCAGCCACGCTCTTCCGGCAATCTCGAAAGAGAGCGCCAAGGAGATCCTCTTTTCCTTCAAAGGGCGCATTCCGCGCCGCGTCTACTGGCTCTGGGGCCTCGCTGTAGGAATCGGACTCGGGATCATCATCGGTATTCTCGGGGCCATCCTCGGGCCGTCGGTTGATCCGACCACCGGCGCACCGAGCGGCGGCGGCCTGTTCTTCCTTCTCGCCGGTCTTCTCTATATTCCGATGATCTGGGTCGGCTTGGCCTTGGGGGTCAAGCGCTGGCATGACCGCGGTAAGTCCGGCTGGTGGGTGTTGATCGCCCTCGTGCCGATCGTCGGTCCGATCTGGAGCTTCGTGGAATGCGGCTGCCTCCGCGGCACCGTCGGCCCGAACCAGTACGGCAACGACCCGACCTGA
- a CDS encoding addiction module protein, giving the protein MSLAEVTQLPLNQKLQIMEAIWEDLRSRAESFDIPPRDKALLEERRARAARGEAAILDWDEVKHTIGRA; this is encoded by the coding sequence ATGAGTCTTGCCGAGGTCACCCAGCTCCCCCTCAACCAGAAGCTCCAGATCATGGAAGCCATTTGGGAGGATCTGCGTAGCCGGGCCGAAAGCTTTGATATTCCGCCCCGCGATAAGGCACTTCTTGAAGAGAGAAGGGCACGAGCGGCCAGAGGCGAAGCGGCGATCCTGGATTGGGACGAAGTGAAGCATACGATCGGACGCGCATGA
- the nuoF gene encoding NADH-quinone oxidoreductase subunit NuoF, with the protein MITYKAGKQPDSREYRLIFKNVDREGWDPSIDCYLRDGGYEDLKKALGMEPKAITEEVKKAGLRGRGGAGFPTGLKWTFIPPNNTKPVYLICNCDESEPGTFKDRYIVHQDPHQLVEGMVISCFAVGAKVAYIYIREEFPEAALILERAIQEAREKNFVGPNVLGSGFDVEIYVHRGAAAYICGEETGLIESLEGKRAYPRIKPPYFPAALGLYMCPTIVNNVESLCHVKHIVRMTGEEYAKLGVKNNTGTRILCVSGDVKKPGYFEVEVGKVTMRELLYDMCGGPKDGREFKAVIPGGSSAKILRCDEKFNLKNPDGTTRELSFWDIPMDFDSLAACGSMAGSGGVIVMDNTRKMSWVLNNLNTFYAHESCGQCTPCREGSMWMKKISDRIVAGEASPKDVATLESVAYQIDGRTICAFGEASSWPVEAIIAKFREELLADTNAANEAVPQNPETEAQQRYLQHA; encoded by the coding sequence ATGATCACCTACAAAGCCGGCAAGCAACCCGACTCCCGCGAATACCGACTCATCTTCAAGAACGTCGATCGCGAGGGCTGGGATCCATCCATCGACTGCTACCTGCGCGATGGCGGTTACGAGGACCTGAAGAAGGCGCTGGGCATGGAGCCCAAGGCGATCACGGAGGAAGTGAAGAAGGCCGGCCTGCGCGGCCGCGGCGGTGCGGGCTTCCCCACCGGCCTGAAGTGGACCTTCATCCCGCCGAACAACACCAAGCCGGTCTACCTGATCTGCAACTGCGACGAATCCGAGCCGGGCACCTTCAAGGACCGCTACATCGTCCATCAGGATCCGCACCAGCTGGTGGAGGGCATGGTCATCTCCTGCTTCGCCGTCGGCGCGAAGGTGGCCTACATCTACATCCGCGAGGAGTTCCCGGAAGCTGCTCTCATCCTCGAGCGCGCGATCCAGGAAGCCCGCGAGAAGAACTTCGTCGGCCCGAATGTCCTCGGCTCCGGCTTCGATGTGGAGATCTACGTGCACCGTGGTGCCGCCGCCTACATCTGCGGTGAGGAGACCGGCCTGATCGAATCGCTGGAAGGCAAGCGCGCCTACCCGCGGATCAAGCCGCCCTACTTCCCCGCCGCGCTGGGCCTCTACATGTGCCCCACGATCGTGAACAACGTGGAGTCTCTCTGCCACGTGAAGCACATCGTGCGCATGACCGGCGAGGAATACGCCAAGCTGGGCGTGAAGAACAACACCGGCACCCGCATCCTCTGCGTCTCCGGCGACGTGAAGAAGCCCGGCTACTTCGAAGTCGAGGTGGGCAAGGTGACCATGCGCGAGCTACTCTACGACATGTGCGGCGGTCCGAAGGACGGACGCGAGTTCAAGGCCGTGATCCCCGGCGGCTCCTCCGCCAAGATCCTGCGCTGCGATGAGAAGTTCAACCTGAAGAACCCCGACGGCACGACCCGGGAACTGAGCTTCTGGGACATCCCGATGGATTTCGACTCCCTCGCCGCCTGCGGCTCCATGGCCGGCTCCGGCGGGGTGATCGTCATGGACAACACCCGCAAGATGTCCTGGGTGCTGAACAACCTGAACACCTTCTACGCCCACGAATCCTGCGGCCAGTGCACGCCCTGCCGCGAGGGCTCCATGTGGATGAAGAAGATCTCCGACCGCATCGTCGCTGGCGAAGCTTCGCCGAAGGACGTGGCGACCTTGGAGAGCGTGGCCTATCAGATCGACGGCCGCACCATCTGCGCCTTCGGTGAGGCCTCCTCCTGGCCGGTGGAAGCGATCATCGCGAAGTTCCGCGAGGAACTGCTCGCCGATACCAACGCGGCCAACGAAGCGGTGCCCCAGAATCCGGAGACCGAGGCGCAGCAGAGATATCTCCAGCACGCGTGA
- a CDS encoding BrnA antitoxin family protein, which yields MQPITRWSDIPAFDDEEAEARFWDTHELDARVMSGSVHEPDSRESTTITLRFDPRMLSRIKRIARSRFLNYQSMMKQWLAERLEDELRKQ from the coding sequence ATGCAGCCCATCACCCGCTGGTCGGATATCCCGGCCTTTGACGACGAGGAAGCCGAAGCCCGCTTCTGGGACACCCATGAACTGGACGCCCGCGTGATGTCCGGCTCCGTGCACGAGCCCGATTCCCGCGAGTCCACGACCATCACCCTGCGCTTCGATCCCCGGATGCTTTCCCGCATCAAACGGATCGCCCGCTCCCGCTTCCTGAACTACCAGTCCATGATGAAGCAGTGGCTGGCCGAGCGACTGGAAGACGAGCTGCGCAAGCAGTAA
- a CDS encoding TonB-dependent receptor has product MPLSLRSSLRRSILALALLTGVAAAQDALEPIVVTGKAENLLGEAQAASQGQSSREELLERPWLRRGELLETVPGLIVTQHSGDGKANQYFVRGYNLDHGTDFGTFVDGMPANYRAHAHGQGYTDLNFIIPEFVERLDYQKGPFAAHRGDLSTAGSAEFILVDELPRGFAGITMGEDNYWRGVFGDSVALGGGVLTYGGEASWYEGPWALPEDVHRFNGLLRWHKGDEDNYFNVTLMGSQGEWRATDQIPLRAVQAGQLDRFGFIDPSNGGQSQRYSLSTNFGMREGDFVVRGKAYAGYYDLDLFSNFTYFLDDPVNGDQFRQSDARAFAGADIAVDFENRSLFGAETTYTVGFQTHNDWISDLGLARTRFRNDVTPVREDDVFTGSYSLYVQAKTKWNDWFRTEAAVRGDLFAFDVNSDLAANSGSDIDGMVVPKLNLIFGPWHDHELYLNLGGGFHSNDARGVTLKVDPNTGTPAAAVDPLVRTWGTELGVRSQWSDCLTTTVALWALFNDSELLYVGDAGNVDAGPPTTRYGVEFAAYYRVADWFSFDGEVSLAEGRYNDIWATGGPWIENQVPVVVSSGFTLGEERGLFGAMRARYFSERPLTATKGVQSSDSFQVNARVGYRWESCEVALDCLNLLDRADNDIEYYYASRLPGEGAAGVEDIHFHPAEPRTLRASVTWYW; this is encoded by the coding sequence ATGCCCCTTTCTCTTCGCTCCTCTCTTCGCCGTTCCATCCTCGCCCTCGCGCTGCTGACGGGGGTGGCTGCTGCCCAAGATGCGCTCGAACCCATCGTGGTGACGGGTAAGGCGGAGAACCTGCTCGGTGAGGCGCAAGCCGCCTCGCAGGGGCAGTCCTCACGGGAGGAATTGTTGGAGCGGCCGTGGCTGCGCCGTGGCGAGTTGCTGGAGACGGTGCCCGGGCTGATCGTCACGCAGCACTCCGGCGATGGTAAGGCGAACCAGTATTTCGTCCGCGGCTACAATCTCGATCACGGCACGGATTTCGGGACCTTCGTGGATGGCATGCCTGCGAACTACCGGGCGCATGCCCACGGGCAGGGCTACACGGACTTGAACTTCATCATCCCGGAGTTCGTCGAGCGGCTCGACTATCAGAAAGGACCCTTCGCCGCGCATCGTGGTGACCTGAGCACGGCGGGCTCCGCGGAGTTCATCCTGGTGGACGAGCTGCCACGCGGCTTCGCGGGCATCACCATGGGCGAGGACAACTACTGGCGCGGGGTTTTCGGCGATTCGGTGGCGCTGGGTGGAGGCGTGCTGACCTATGGTGGCGAAGCGAGCTGGTATGAGGGGCCGTGGGCACTGCCGGAGGATGTTCACCGCTTCAACGGCCTACTGCGCTGGCACAAGGGGGATGAAGACAACTACTTCAATGTCACCCTGATGGGATCGCAGGGCGAGTGGCGTGCCACCGACCAGATCCCGCTGCGGGCGGTGCAGGCGGGCCAGCTTGATCGCTTCGGCTTCATCGATCCGAGCAATGGCGGGCAATCGCAGCGCTACTCGCTTTCGACCAACTTCGGGATGCGCGAGGGCGACTTCGTGGTGCGCGGCAAGGCTTACGCGGGCTACTACGATCTCGATCTGTTCTCGAACTTCACCTACTTCCTTGATGACCCGGTGAATGGCGACCAGTTCCGCCAGAGCGATGCACGGGCCTTCGCCGGGGCGGACATCGCGGTGGATTTCGAGAATCGCAGCCTCTTCGGTGCGGAGACCACCTACACGGTGGGCTTCCAGACGCACAATGACTGGATCAGCGACCTCGGTCTGGCACGCACGCGCTTCCGCAACGATGTGACCCCGGTGCGCGAGGACGACGTCTTTACCGGCAGCTATTCACTCTACGTGCAGGCGAAGACGAAATGGAACGACTGGTTCCGCACGGAGGCGGCAGTGCGTGGCGATCTCTTCGCCTTCGACGTGAACAGTGACCTGGCAGCCAACAGCGGCAGCGACATCGACGGCATGGTGGTGCCGAAGCTGAACTTGATCTTCGGCCCATGGCACGATCATGAGCTCTACCTGAACCTCGGCGGCGGCTTCCATAGCAACGACGCCCGCGGCGTGACGCTGAAGGTCGACCCGAATACGGGCACGCCCGCCGCTGCGGTGGATCCGCTGGTCCGCACTTGGGGCACGGAGCTGGGTGTGCGCAGCCAGTGGTCGGACTGCCTGACCACCACGGTGGCGCTCTGGGCGCTCTTCAACGATTCCGAGCTACTCTACGTGGGCGATGCGGGGAACGTCGATGCCGGCCCGCCGACGACGCGCTATGGCGTCGAATTCGCGGCCTACTATCGTGTGGCGGATTGGTTCAGCTTCGATGGCGAGGTCTCGCTGGCGGAGGGGCGCTACAATGATATTTGGGCGACCGGTGGCCCGTGGATCGAGAACCAGGTGCCGGTGGTGGTTTCGAGCGGCTTCACGCTTGGCGAGGAGCGTGGACTCTTCGGCGCGATGCGGGCGCGCTATTTCTCGGAGCGCCCGCTGACGGCGACCAAGGGCGTGCAGAGCAGCGATTCCTTTCAAGTGAATGCCCGGGTGGGCTACCGCTGGGAGAGCTGCGAAGTGGCGCTGGATTGCCTGAACCTGCTCGACCGAGCGGACAACGACATCGAGTATTACTACGCGTCCCGCCTGCCGGGTGAGGGCGCGGCGGGGGTGGAGGATATCCACTTCCACCCGGCGGAGCCCCGCACGCTGCGGGCGAGCGTGACCTGGTACTGGTGA
- a CDS encoding autotransporter outer membrane beta-barrel domain-containing protein — translation MASEVIPTDLQGESDLIDEVSYGSLSLPARGELEMEIDSATGRADRIEVAGDVSLGDARLQLKDLGDSLLPPGTKLTLIAYSGSLNGRFSNVADGEKLAAGLNTFTLRYADGGAVTLSTPAPGEHGYNAWAARMGLDAEDAEPTADPDHDGHMNLMEFALDGRPGSSATGGKVSTTLAVTSDDVNSLVITLPVRAGAVFPGSGPMVSNPVDGVIYTVEGSADLPEFGALALSEIEPLGVEVMPELSEGWEYRSFRTESDADLETAFLRVRVDPAP, via the coding sequence TTGGCTTCCGAGGTCATTCCGACGGATTTGCAGGGTGAATCGGACCTGATCGACGAGGTGAGCTACGGGAGCCTGAGTCTCCCGGCTAGGGGCGAGCTCGAAATGGAGATCGATAGCGCGACGGGCCGGGCCGACCGGATCGAAGTGGCGGGTGATGTCTCGCTGGGCGATGCGAGGCTCCAGCTCAAAGACCTTGGTGACTCCCTGCTACCCCCGGGGACAAAGTTGACCCTGATCGCTTACAGCGGCAGCCTGAACGGTCGATTTTCAAATGTAGCGGATGGGGAGAAGCTAGCCGCGGGTTTGAATACCTTCACCCTGAGGTATGCGGATGGCGGTGCCGTGACGCTCTCGACCCCGGCGCCGGGCGAACACGGATACAATGCCTGGGCCGCGCGAATGGGGCTGGATGCCGAGGATGCGGAGCCCACAGCCGATCCCGACCATGACGGCCACATGAACCTGATGGAGTTCGCACTGGATGGAAGACCGGGCTCGTCCGCCACGGGCGGCAAAGTCTCCACCACCCTGGCGGTGACCTCCGATGATGTGAATTCACTGGTCATCACCCTGCCGGTGCGGGCGGGTGCGGTCTTTCCCGGCAGCGGCCCGATGGTCTCGAATCCGGTCGACGGAGTGATCTACACGGTGGAGGGATCGGCGGATCTCCCGGAGTTCGGAGCGCTGGCCCTATCCGAGATCGAGCCGCTCGGGGTGGAGGTGATGCCTGAGCTTTCCGAGGGATGGGAGTACCGGAGCTTCCGGACCGAGAGTGATGCCGATCTGGAGACGGCGTTCCTGAGGGTGCGGGTGGATCCTGCTCCTTGA